One stretch of Nitrospirota bacterium DNA includes these proteins:
- a CDS encoding Maf family protein — protein MSLILASTSPRRRELLALLGIPFVVISPLFEERLVPGLTAIEQVQSFAQGKAQSVARLELEAIVLGSDTVIELDHHVLGKPADLAEARAMLRRLAGRDHRVLTAVALVCSARAMDVVALSAAVVRMKPFDERAHERYLGTGESLGKAGAYSIQGAGGDLIDSITGDFPTVVGLPLRLVAQLLMQAGVSMPVDLEQLYGAKPYANWARFSV, from the coding sequence ATGTCACTCATTCTGGCTTCAACCTCTCCGCGCCGTCGCGAGTTGCTCGCATTGCTGGGCATCCCCTTCGTCGTCATAAGTCCATTGTTCGAGGAGCGGCTGGTGCCTGGTCTGACCGCGATCGAGCAGGTGCAGTCCTTCGCGCAGGGAAAAGCTCAGTCGGTCGCGAGGCTCGAGCTGGAGGCGATCGTGCTGGGGAGCGACACGGTCATCGAGCTGGATCATCACGTGCTCGGGAAGCCGGCTGACCTTGCGGAGGCCCGAGCGATGCTCCGGCGCCTGGCCGGCCGTGACCATCGAGTCCTCACAGCGGTCGCGCTGGTCTGTTCAGCTCGTGCGATGGACGTTGTTGCGCTATCCGCAGCGGTTGTTCGGATGAAGCCCTTCGATGAACGAGCGCATGAGCGCTATCTGGGGACCGGAGAAAGTTTGGGGAAGGCCGGCGCCTATTCGATCCAGGGAGCAGGCGGAGACCTGATCGATTCCATTACCGGCGATTTCCCCACCGTGGTTGGCCTGCCGCTTCGTCTGGTCGCCCAGTTGCTGATGCAAGCCGGCGTGAGTATGCCGGTCGATCTTGAGCAACTGTATGGTGCCAAGCCCTATGCCAACTGGGCTCGCTTCTCGGTCTGA
- a CDS encoding response regulator, with translation MLQERTPVVLLIAEDDQDMRSLLCDELWDLGVSIREAADGDEALRSVLDARPTLILTDLRMPAGGLDYIARLRTFAPGVPIVLLTSFGDPKTKADALAIGVEAYFDKPVRLSELKGTVRRLLGPALNGKID, from the coding sequence ATGTTGCAGGAACGGACGCCAGTGGTCCTACTCATTGCCGAAGATGACCAGGACATGCGAAGTTTGTTGTGCGATGAGTTATGGGATCTTGGGGTCTCTATCCGGGAAGCGGCCGATGGGGATGAGGCGCTTCGGTCGGTGCTGGATGCTCGTCCGACATTGATTCTCACGGATCTCCGTATGCCGGCAGGGGGCTTAGATTATATTGCCAGGCTCCGGACCTTTGCTCCCGGGGTCCCTATTGTGCTGCTGACGTCATTTGGCGACCCCAAGACGAAAGCCGATGCCTTGGCTATCGGCGTCGAGGCGTATTTCGACAAGCCGGTTCGCCTGAGCGAACTCAAGGGAACCGTCCGGCGCCTCTTAGGCCCGGCATTGAATGGAAAAATAGACTGA
- a CDS encoding sigma-54 dependent transcriptional regulator, giving the protein MTEEWGAILVVDDDAEMRELVHDVLKDRGHQITMAGSGPEALKLLEEKDHAVVLTDLRMKGMLGTELLTEIRRLYPDIGVILMTAFGSVDTAVEAMKRGASDYLTKPVKNEELVRVVERAIREAALRREVNRLRREVHKEYSFHQIIGKSKPMQEIFDLIRRVANSPTNLLITGESGTGKELVAKAIHYNSDRKDAPFIPVNCAAIPEQLLESELFGHMRGSFTDAKVDKRGLFEEAQKGTLFLDEISELPLMLQAKILRAIQEKEIRRVGANKPIAVDVRIIAATNLNLTEEVKAKHFREDLYYRLNVIELRLPPLRERREDIPLLVDAFMKKCAASRGKQIQGVSESALAMLVDYAWPGNVRELENVIERAVTLSRSEQIVPDDLPVTLQGARGDRRLLDDAAERTLPLDQVEKEYILKILEKTGGNKYQAAQVLGIDRKTLYRKLGEIEGKTPA; this is encoded by the coding sequence ATGACCGAAGAGTGGGGTGCGATTCTCGTCGTCGATGACGATGCGGAAATGCGGGAGCTTGTCCATGATGTCCTCAAGGACCGTGGGCATCAGATCACGATGGCGGGGAGCGGACCGGAGGCTCTCAAGCTATTGGAGGAGAAAGATCACGCGGTCGTGCTGACGGATTTGCGGATGAAAGGGATGCTGGGGACGGAGTTGTTAACGGAGATCAGGCGCCTCTATCCGGACATCGGGGTCATTCTCATGACCGCGTTTGGGTCGGTGGACACCGCGGTGGAAGCCATGAAGCGGGGCGCCAGCGACTACTTGACCAAGCCGGTGAAAAACGAGGAGTTGGTTCGTGTAGTCGAGCGCGCGATTCGCGAAGCGGCGTTACGACGGGAAGTGAATCGGCTCCGGCGAGAGGTGCACAAGGAGTACAGTTTTCATCAGATCATCGGCAAGAGTAAGCCGATGCAGGAGATATTCGATCTGATCCGGCGGGTGGCCAATAGCCCGACGAATCTCCTGATCACCGGCGAAAGCGGAACCGGCAAAGAGTTGGTGGCCAAGGCCATCCACTATAATAGTGACCGCAAGGATGCGCCGTTCATTCCCGTCAACTGCGCCGCCATCCCGGAACAGCTGCTCGAAAGCGAGCTGTTCGGCCATATGCGTGGCTCATTCACGGATGCCAAGGTGGATAAGCGGGGCCTCTTTGAAGAGGCGCAAAAGGGGACGCTGTTCCTCGACGAGATCAGCGAACTGCCATTGATGCTGCAGGCCAAGATTTTGCGCGCGATCCAGGAGAAAGAAATTCGTCGCGTGGGAGCGAACAAGCCGATCGCCGTCGATGTCCGCATCATTGCGGCGACGAATCTCAACCTGACGGAAGAGGTCAAGGCGAAACATTTCCGTGAGGATTTGTATTACCGGCTGAACGTGATCGAGCTACGCCTTCCCCCCTTGCGTGAGCGCCGCGAAGATATTCCGTTGCTCGTGGATGCGTTCATGAAGAAATGTGCCGCGTCCCGCGGGAAGCAGATACAGGGCGTGAGCGAGTCTGCGCTGGCCATGCTGGTGGATTATGCCTGGCCGGGCAATGTGCGTGAATTGGAAAATGTGATCGAACGGGCCGTCACGCTCAGCCGGAGCGAACAGATTGTCCCGGACGACCTCCCGGTGACGCTTCAGGGCGCCCGTGGCGACCGGCGACTTCTCGATGATGCGGCTGAACGGACCCTCCCGCTGGACCAAGTGGAGAAAGAATACATTCTCAAGATCCTCGAGAAGACCGGCGGCAATAAATACCAGGCCGCGCAAGTACTTGGGATCGATCGCAAGACGCTCTATCGGAAGTTGGGCGAGATCGAAGGGAAGACGCCAGCGTGA
- a CDS encoding sigma-54 dependent transcriptional regulator, producing the protein MAGSQRDHSSVPFLTDPILAARLEAIKQLAGGFSDRVAVVDRDFNVIYANESAWSEDTSTSSGHSAKCYQAFAHRSDPCGTCPATKMYESPEVRSVACASGGDGTACGMHQAFPLVSSSGKVESVLVLFKALPKAEMQTSGAHAAVKQGAKLGELIGSSAPMREVLEMIRLVADSCATVLIQGESGTGKELVAKTIHQTSYRRDKPFVVVDCGSLPETLLESELFGHVKGSFTGAHATKRGLFEEADGGTIFLDEIADTTATFQSKLLRVLQEGEIKRVGGNQPIKIDVRVVSATNRDLVELVKAKSFRQDLYYRLAVLPLSLPPLRHRREDIPLLVQHFVAASCKRHRQPVRQVSPDVMQALTQATWPGNVRELQHYIERAVVTTTGPTLNCKDIVAMGSKPVEHDLRTVARGATRQAEHARILQALQQTGNNRAQAAKLLKISRASLYNKLRSYGVGEA; encoded by the coding sequence ATGGCCGGATCTCAACGAGACCATTCGTCTGTCCCCTTCCTAACCGATCCCATCCTTGCAGCTCGACTGGAAGCCATCAAGCAGTTAGCCGGTGGGTTTTCCGATCGGGTGGCGGTGGTGGATCGTGACTTCAATGTGATCTACGCGAACGAATCGGCATGGTCTGAAGACACATCAACGTCATCGGGCCATTCAGCCAAGTGTTATCAGGCCTTTGCTCACCGGAGCGATCCCTGTGGCACCTGCCCGGCGACCAAGATGTACGAATCGCCTGAGGTTCGGTCCGTGGCCTGTGCGTCCGGCGGGGATGGCACGGCCTGTGGGATGCATCAGGCGTTTCCGCTTGTTTCAAGCAGCGGCAAGGTCGAGTCGGTACTGGTGCTGTTCAAGGCCTTGCCGAAAGCCGAGATGCAGACGAGTGGTGCGCATGCGGCCGTGAAGCAGGGGGCGAAGCTGGGCGAGTTGATCGGCTCGAGCGCGCCAATGCGAGAAGTGCTCGAGATGATCCGGCTCGTGGCGGACAGTTGCGCTACCGTGTTGATTCAGGGAGAGAGCGGCACCGGGAAGGAACTGGTGGCGAAAACGATTCATCAGACCAGCTATCGACGGGACAAACCGTTCGTCGTCGTCGATTGCGGTTCGTTGCCTGAAACGCTGTTGGAGAGTGAGCTCTTCGGCCATGTGAAGGGCTCCTTCACCGGCGCACATGCCACCAAACGTGGACTCTTCGAAGAGGCGGATGGCGGGACGATCTTCCTGGACGAAATCGCCGATACGACTGCGACCTTTCAATCCAAGTTGCTGCGGGTGCTTCAGGAAGGGGAGATCAAGCGGGTCGGAGGCAATCAGCCGATCAAGATCGATGTGCGGGTCGTGTCTGCGACGAACAGGGATCTTGTCGAGCTCGTCAAGGCCAAGAGCTTTCGGCAAGACCTCTACTATCGGCTGGCGGTGCTGCCGTTGTCTCTTCCTCCGCTCCGTCACCGGCGAGAAGATATCCCGCTCCTGGTGCAGCATTTCGTGGCGGCGTCCTGCAAGCGCCACCGGCAGCCAGTCCGGCAGGTCTCGCCGGATGTGATGCAGGCGCTCACCCAGGCCACATGGCCTGGCAACGTGCGGGAGCTTCAACACTATATAGAGCGGGCCGTCGTTACCACCACTGGTCCCACGTTGAATTGCAAGGACATCGTGGCAATGGGATCGAAACCGGTTGAACACGATCTCCGTACCGTTGCCCGCGGGGCGACCCGCCAGGCAGAGCATGCACGGATTCTTCAAGCGCTCCAGCAAACAGGGAATAATCGTGCGCAGGCCGCTAAGCTCCTCAAGATCAGCCGGGCGAGCCTCTATAACAAGCTCCGTAGTTATGGAGTGGGTGAGGCCTGA
- a CDS encoding PAS domain S-box protein, which produces MSPESFDSEQQFRLIVEAAPNGMLLIDERGAIVMVNTSALHQFGYERDELLGQSVEMLIPGPFRSDHRQHHAGFMKAPQARSMGGQRELFGLRKDGSEFAVEIGLTPIQTAKGMGVVASVVDISERKRLEVQLRRAERLAELGTLASGMAHEIGTPMNVILGRAEYLLQRAADDGMKKGLTTIITQVERITKVMNQLLAFARRRTPERRAVDLAKIVDDSLEMFQERIAHSHITVDTTIESSLPFVHADQDQLIQVLINLVMNSLHAMPEGGRLRLGLAREGDYVRLEVADTGHGMPEEIRTKIFDPFFTTKDFGKGTGLGLTVVKGIIEEHGGTITLESAVEKGTTFTIRLPIDSAQTAGTSRSAPSI; this is translated from the coding sequence GTGAGTCCAGAGTCGTTCGATAGCGAGCAGCAGTTTCGTCTTATTGTAGAGGCCGCTCCCAATGGGATGTTGCTCATTGATGAGCGTGGAGCGATCGTGATGGTGAATACCTCTGCTCTTCACCAATTCGGCTACGAGAGAGACGAGTTGCTCGGCCAGTCGGTCGAGATGCTTATTCCAGGACCGTTTCGATCCGATCATCGGCAGCACCATGCCGGGTTCATGAAGGCTCCCCAGGCACGGTCGATGGGGGGGCAGCGCGAGTTGTTCGGTTTGCGGAAGGACGGGAGCGAGTTTGCGGTGGAAATCGGACTCACGCCTATTCAGACGGCCAAGGGGATGGGGGTGGTGGCGTCGGTCGTGGATATTTCAGAGCGCAAACGTCTGGAGGTGCAACTCCGACGGGCTGAGCGGTTGGCGGAGTTGGGCACATTGGCTTCCGGTATGGCGCATGAAATCGGGACGCCGATGAACGTGATCCTCGGGCGTGCGGAATACCTGCTCCAACGCGCAGCCGATGACGGGATGAAGAAGGGCCTGACCACCATCATCACGCAGGTCGAGCGCATCACCAAGGTGATGAACCAACTCCTGGCCTTTGCCCGGCGGAGGACGCCGGAGCGGCGGGCCGTCGATCTTGCGAAGATCGTGGACGATAGCCTGGAAATGTTCCAGGAACGGATCGCCCACAGTCACATCACGGTCGACACGACGATTGAATCGTCATTGCCCTTTGTCCATGCCGATCAAGACCAGCTCATCCAGGTACTCATCAATCTCGTGATGAACAGTCTCCATGCCATGCCGGAGGGAGGGCGTCTTAGGCTGGGCCTCGCGCGTGAAGGCGATTATGTGCGCCTTGAGGTCGCCGATACCGGACATGGCATGCCGGAGGAGATCCGCACAAAAATCTTCGATCCTTTTTTTACCACCAAAGATTTCGGAAAGGGAACCGGCCTGGGTCTCACGGTGGTGAAAGGCATCATCGAGGAACATGGCGGGACCATTACCCTGGAGAGTGCAGTCGAAAAGGGGACGACCTTTACAATCCGACTCCCTATTGACTCGGCTCAGACTGCTGGTACGTCTCGATCAGCTCCATCAATATAA